From Halobacillus sp. Marseille-Q1614, the proteins below share one genomic window:
- the tsaB gene encoding tRNA (adenosine(37)-N6)-threonylcarbamoyltransferase complex dimerization subunit type 1 TsaB, producing MNVLGIDTSNEILGIAVVKDGVVIGEHVTFVKKNHSVRLMPAIDQLMKETQTKPEELDRIAVAKGPGSYTGVRIGLTTAKTMAWSLNIPVVGISSLEALASQGRLFDGLICPFFDARRGLVYTGLYDQKLQPVKEEANVLLTEWLKTLKEYRERILFLSQDLSIHREVITDVLGDQAVFPDAAYHYARPAYLALAASEKEAGSVHELVPNYLRLPEAEAKWLAQQEKQ from the coding sequence ATGAACGTGTTAGGGATAGATACGTCAAATGAAATATTAGGAATCGCGGTCGTGAAAGATGGTGTCGTAATTGGAGAACACGTCACTTTTGTGAAAAAGAACCATTCTGTCCGTCTGATGCCGGCGATCGATCAGCTCATGAAAGAGACACAGACAAAGCCTGAAGAGCTTGACCGCATTGCTGTGGCCAAAGGACCTGGTTCTTACACAGGCGTGCGGATCGGCCTGACAACGGCTAAGACGATGGCCTGGTCGCTGAACATTCCGGTTGTCGGAATATCAAGCTTAGAAGCATTAGCGAGCCAGGGGCGATTGTTTGATGGGTTGATCTGTCCGTTTTTCGATGCGCGAAGAGGCCTTGTATACACCGGGCTCTATGATCAAAAGCTGCAGCCGGTTAAAGAGGAAGCCAATGTGTTATTGACAGAGTGGCTTAAGACCCTTAAGGAATATCGTGAGCGAATTCTATTTCTTAGTCAGGACCTGTCTATCCACCGGGAAGTGATCACAGATGTCTTAGGAGATCAGGCGGTCTTTCCAGATGCGGCTTATCATTACGCAAGGCCAGCTTACCTGGCTCTGGCAGCTTCAGAAAAAGAAGCGGGCTCTGTTCATGAGCTTGTGCCTAACTACTTACGTCTGCCGGAAGCGGAGGCTAAGTGGCTGGCTCAGCAGGAGAAGCAGTGA
- the tsaE gene encoding tRNA (adenosine(37)-N6)-threonylcarbamoyltransferase complex ATPase subunit type 1 TsaE has product MKKTITTHTAEESMALAKKLGGLLTPGDVLTLEGQLGAGKTTFSKGLAQGLGVTRTVKSPTFTIMKAYKGHMPFYHMDVYRLEDSDEDLGFEEYFHGEGVTVVEWPQFIEEYLPKERLEITIEYLEEDSRKITFEARSPHFERICKELDE; this is encoded by the coding sequence ATGAAAAAGACGATAACGACACATACCGCTGAAGAGTCAATGGCGCTTGCGAAAAAGCTTGGCGGGCTGCTGACCCCAGGTGATGTTCTCACATTGGAAGGTCAGCTGGGCGCTGGAAAAACGACGTTTTCTAAAGGATTAGCGCAAGGGCTTGGGGTAACGCGTACTGTAAAAAGCCCAACTTTTACAATCATGAAAGCGTATAAGGGGCATATGCCTTTTTATCATATGGATGTTTACCGTTTAGAGGACAGCGATGAAGATCTCGGTTTCGAAGAGTATTTTCATGGCGAGGGTGTAACAGTCGTGGAGTGGCCGCAGTTTATCGAAGAGTACTTGCCAAAGGAACGGCTTGAGATTACGATCGAATACTTAGAAGAAGACTCGCGCAAGATTACCTTTGAAGCCCGCTCTCCACACTTTGAAAGGATATGTAAGGAGCTGGACGAATGA